The Agrobacterium cucumeris genome has a segment encoding these proteins:
- a CDS encoding ferritin-like domain-containing protein: MAEKKLDDLFYDTLKDIYYAERQILKALPKMARAATDPKLKQAFEKHKEETQGHVERLQEVFEVIGKRAQGKTCEAIQGIIAEGEEIIDEFKGTAALDAGLISSAQAVEHYEIARYGTLKAWAEKLGHTKAVSLLDATLKEETKTDDALTSLAKTSINAAAQKKAA, encoded by the coding sequence ATGGCCGAGAAGAAACTCGACGACCTGTTTTACGACACGCTGAAGGATATCTATTACGCCGAAAGGCAGATCCTCAAAGCCCTGCCGAAAATGGCCCGGGCAGCGACAGACCCGAAGCTGAAACAGGCGTTTGAAAAACACAAGGAAGAGACGCAGGGGCACGTGGAGCGCCTGCAGGAAGTGTTCGAAGTCATCGGCAAGCGGGCGCAGGGCAAGACCTGCGAAGCCATCCAGGGCATTATCGCCGAAGGCGAAGAGATCATTGACGAGTTCAAGGGCACTGCGGCGCTCGATGCCGGTCTTATTTCGTCGGCCCAGGCCGTCGAGCATTATGAAATCGCCCGTTACGGCACGCTGAAAGCCTGGGCGGAAAAGCTTGGCCACACCAAGGCGGTTTCACTGCTGGATGCCACGCTCAAGGAAGAAACCAAGACCGACGATGCGCTGACCTCGCTCGCCAAGACCTCGATCAATGCTGCGGCTCAGAAAAAGGCGGCATGA
- a CDS encoding MgtC/SapB family protein translates to MPQSLAEEFSMNVSMPFEVLLVRVFGAVILCGLIGLEREFHKNTAGLRTNMLIGLAAVTFCVITIHMMETMAEGHEAARLDPIRLVEAVTAGIAFLAAGVVVYTKGDVKGLTTGASMWLSAAIGLSAGLGMWPLALLASGVGIIILWTLRRMQVAAGIKED, encoded by the coding sequence ATGCCCCAGAGCCTTGCAGAAGAATTTTCCATGAATGTTTCCATGCCTTTCGAGGTGCTGCTGGTGCGCGTGTTTGGCGCGGTCATTCTATGCGGCCTGATCGGTCTGGAGCGGGAATTTCACAAGAATACCGCCGGTCTGCGCACCAACATGCTGATCGGCCTTGCCGCCGTCACCTTCTGTGTCATCACCATCCACATGATGGAGACGATGGCGGAAGGTCATGAGGCCGCACGGCTCGATCCCATCCGGCTGGTGGAGGCCGTGACGGCGGGCATCGCCTTTCTCGCGGCGGGTGTGGTCGTTTATACCAAGGGCGATGTCAAAGGCCTGACGACGGGGGCGAGCATGTGGCTTTCGGCCGCGATCGGCCTCTCTGCCGGGCTCGGCATGTGGCCGCTTGCGCTGTTAGCCTCCGGCGTCGGCATTATCATTCTCTGGACGCTTCGCCGCATGCAGGTGGCCGCCGGTATCAAGGAAGACTGA
- a CDS encoding NAD(P)/FAD-dependent oxidoreductase → MPTSKLTKERDLRDSKPLWADSPRIGIRSGTTPKSDRYDTIVVGAGISGALVSHALHRPGQSMLIIDKREPVMGSSVASTAMIQHEIDTPLTELRKMIGKDAADRAWQRSARAVLRLEEIVTSLGISCSMARKQALYLAGDEMGSRALKAEAAARGEAGIEARFLSAAELKEQYGLERTAAILSDISASANPAQLTAGLLRHTAGAGAEIVSQLEITDLRNLGDEVVLATAEGKILSARNVVFCTGYQFLKMLESPQHQIISTWALASREGLELPDWLENHIVWEASDPYLYLRTDRNGRMIAGGEDEENPTSFQSERKLASKTKIIRSKIEKLLGVDIGEPEYRWAAAFGTTTTGLPLIGAVPGMKNIYAVMGFGGNGITFSQIAAEIVAAAVNGGKDPDADLFRFG, encoded by the coding sequence ATGCCGACATCCAAACTGACGAAAGAACGCGATCTCAGGGATTCAAAGCCGCTCTGGGCCGATAGCCCACGCATCGGCATCCGCAGCGGAACGACGCCAAAATCCGACCGTTACGACACGATCGTCGTCGGTGCTGGCATAAGCGGCGCGCTGGTGTCGCACGCGCTGCATCGCCCGGGGCAATCCATGCTGATCATCGACAAGAGAGAACCGGTGATGGGCAGCAGCGTGGCCAGCACCGCGATGATCCAGCACGAGATCGACACGCCGCTGACGGAACTCAGAAAGATGATCGGCAAGGATGCCGCCGACAGGGCATGGCAGCGCTCGGCCCGCGCCGTCTTGCGTCTCGAAGAAATCGTCACGTCGCTTGGCATCTCCTGCAGCATGGCGCGCAAGCAGGCACTTTACCTTGCCGGAGATGAAATGGGGTCGCGTGCGCTGAAGGCGGAAGCGGCCGCGCGCGGGGAGGCCGGCATCGAGGCCAGGTTCCTCAGTGCTGCGGAACTGAAAGAACAATATGGCCTGGAGCGGACCGCCGCCATTCTCAGCGACATCTCGGCCTCCGCCAACCCCGCGCAGCTGACAGCCGGCCTGTTGCGCCACACGGCGGGTGCAGGCGCTGAAATTGTCTCACAGCTTGAAATTACCGATCTTAGAAATCTCGGTGACGAGGTGGTCCTTGCGACGGCTGAGGGCAAAATCCTGTCTGCCCGCAATGTCGTCTTCTGCACCGGATATCAATTCCTGAAAATGCTTGAAAGTCCGCAACACCAGATCATTTCCACCTGGGCCCTGGCGAGCAGGGAAGGACTTGAGCTGCCGGACTGGCTGGAGAACCACATCGTCTGGGAGGCTTCCGACCCCTATCTTTATCTGCGCACCGACCGAAACGGACGCATGATTGCCGGCGGCGAAGATGAGGAAAACCCTACCTCCTTCCAGTCGGAGCGCAAGCTGGCCTCTAAAACGAAGATTATCCGTAGCAAGATCGAAAAACTGCTCGGCGTCGATATCGGCGAACCGGAATATCGCTGGGCAGCGGCGTTTGGCACCACCACCACGGGCCTGCCGCTGATCGGCGCAGTTCCCGGCATGAAGAATATCTATGCCGTCATGGGTTTTGGCGGCAACGGCATCACCTTCAGCCAGATCGCCGCCGAAATCGTCGCCGCCGCCGTTAATGGCGGCAAGGACCCCGACGCCGATCTTTTCCGCTTCGGTTGA
- a CDS encoding TIGR02588 family protein codes for MTTSKGNKHTESSDPHWIEWVTGAICTLLVAAMLGWIAYDIYRYQPEDARFEIAVTSVEGQSVPYRVKFDIRNLSMTTAAQVQVRGELQQDGTMQESADVTFDYVASESKDAGTLFFRNDPRRGTLNLNVSGYTEP; via the coding sequence ATGACGACATCGAAGGGTAACAAACACACCGAAAGTTCCGATCCCCACTGGATAGAATGGGTAACAGGCGCGATCTGCACGCTTCTTGTTGCGGCCATGCTCGGCTGGATCGCCTACGATATCTATCGTTACCAGCCGGAGGATGCCCGTTTCGAAATAGCCGTCACCAGCGTGGAGGGGCAGTCCGTTCCGTACCGCGTGAAGTTCGATATCCGCAATCTCTCGATGACGACGGCAGCGCAGGTGCAAGTGCGCGGCGAGCTGCAGCAAGACGGCACGATGCAGGAAAGCGCTGATGTGACATTCGATTATGTCGCCTCGGAATCAAAGGACGCCGGCACGCTTTTCTTCCGCAACGATCCCCGCCGCGGAACACTCAATCTCAACGTATCCGGCTATACCGAGCCATGA
- a CDS encoding TIGR02587 family membrane protein, producing MAAAINRKDTDNDEVRQFLTGLARGTAGALLFALPMLMTMEMWFLGLYINPWRLLLLCILNLPLLLLLARRIGFENIHSRGQALRDAITAYGLGIAVSAAVLLLFGILNDQMTVSTIITKIALQSVPASIGALLGRSQLGQHSDAQDEEEGEYSGKTGYLHELFMMMVGALFLNLNVAPTEEMILIAYKVTPYHILALCLLSIAIMHGFVYALHFKGSHQLHDGQHWWQSFIRFTLPGYVIAIAISIYTLWTFERLDHTSLSQIMSAAVILGVPASIGAASARLIL from the coding sequence ATGGCGGCAGCAATCAATCGAAAAGACACCGATAACGATGAGGTCAGACAGTTTCTGACCGGTCTGGCACGTGGCACGGCGGGTGCCCTGCTGTTTGCACTGCCAATGCTGATGACCATGGAAATGTGGTTTCTCGGTCTTTACATCAATCCGTGGCGGCTGCTGCTGCTCTGCATCCTCAACCTGCCGCTGCTGCTGCTTCTCGCCCGCCGCATCGGCTTTGAGAATATTCATTCCCGGGGCCAGGCGCTGCGTGACGCGATCACGGCCTATGGGCTCGGCATAGCCGTCAGCGCCGCTGTGCTGCTGTTGTTCGGTATCCTGAACGACCAGATGACCGTCTCCACCATCATCACAAAGATTGCGCTGCAATCCGTTCCGGCGAGCATCGGCGCGCTGCTCGGCCGCAGTCAGCTCGGCCAGCATTCGGATGCGCAGGACGAAGAGGAAGGCGAATATTCCGGCAAGACCGGTTATCTGCACGAACTGTTCATGATGATGGTCGGAGCGCTCTTTCTCAACCTCAATGTCGCGCCGACGGAAGAGATGATCCTGATCGCCTACAAGGTGACGCCCTATCACATTCTGGCGCTTTGCCTACTGTCGATCGCCATCATGCACGGCTTTGTCTATGCGCTTCATTTCAAGGGCTCTCACCAGCTGCATGATGGGCAGCATTGGTGGCAATCCTTCATCCGTTTTACCCTGCCGGGCTATGTCATCGCCATCGCCATCAGCATCTACACGCTCTGGACCTTCGAGCGTCTCGACCATACGTCGCTGTCGCAGATCATGAGCGCCGCCGTCATTCTGGGCGTCCCGGCTTCGATCGGCGCGGCCTCCGCCCGATTGATCCTGTGA
- a CDS encoding PPC domain-containing DNA-binding protein: MKSRLLASGAERTFILVIEPEEEAFEAIRRFAGTENINAASVTAIGAFATATLAFFDLSTREYKEIPVTQQSEVLSLLGDITLDENDDPNPHLHVVLGFADGSTKGGHFLKGVVRPTLEVVIRETPAELRRSYRPEFGIALIDPAK, encoded by the coding sequence ATGAAAAGCAGATTGCTGGCGAGCGGCGCGGAGCGCACTTTCATTCTCGTCATCGAGCCGGAGGAAGAAGCCTTCGAGGCCATCCGCCGTTTTGCGGGCACGGAGAACATCAACGCCGCTTCGGTGACGGCCATCGGTGCCTTTGCAACGGCAACTCTCGCCTTTTTCGATCTTTCGACGCGGGAGTACAAGGAAATACCGGTTACCCAGCAGAGCGAGGTTCTGAGCCTGCTCGGCGACATTACCCTTGATGAAAACGATGACCCCAATCCGCATCTGCATGTGGTTCTGGGTTTTGCCGACGGGTCTACAAAAGGCGGCCATTTTTTGAAGGGCGTGGTGCGACCAACGCTTGAAGTGGTCATCCGCGAAACACCCGCGGAATTGCGGCGCAGCTATCGCCCGGAATTCGGTATCGCCCTCATCGATCCCGCCAAATAA
- a CDS encoding type 1 glutamine amidotransferase domain-containing protein, translating to MTSINAAKIVILATDGYERSELRVPYDQLKARGADVKIASIKTGEIKSWDEKNWGDSIAVDLSAKTVKSDDFDALVLPGGQINPDILRHDEDAMRVVRDFVKSGKVVAAICHAPWLLVEADALRGRDATSYWSIKTDLKNAGANWKDEKVVTDKGIITSRSPEDLDAFVAKIVEEVEEGRHERRAA from the coding sequence ATGACTTCAATCAACGCTGCAAAAATCGTCATTCTCGCAACCGACGGCTATGAGCGCTCGGAACTCAGGGTGCCCTACGACCAGCTGAAGGCCAGAGGTGCCGATGTAAAGATCGCTTCGATCAAAACGGGCGAAATCAAGAGCTGGGATGAAAAGAACTGGGGCGACAGCATCGCGGTGGATCTTTCCGCCAAGACTGTCAAATCGGATGATTTCGACGCGCTGGTTCTTCCGGGCGGCCAGATCAACCCGGATATTCTGCGCCATGATGAGGATGCGATGCGCGTGGTTCGCGATTTCGTCAAATCCGGCAAGGTGGTGGCCGCCATCTGCCATGCGCCCTGGCTTCTGGTGGAAGCGGACGCCCTGCGCGGTCGTGACGCCACCTCTTACTGGTCGATCAAGACAGACCTGAAAAATGCCGGCGCCAATTGGAAGGACGAAAAGGTGGTGACGGACAAGGGCATCATCACCTCCCGCAGTCCCGAAGACCTCGATGCCTTCGTTGCGAAAATCGTCGAAGAGGTTGAGGAAGGCCGTCACGAGCGCCGTGCCGCATGA
- a CDS encoding N-formylglutamate amidohydrolase, with product MAARQSDGEHYGHNQDKGFWSIDFGNSPVVGTAIHDGHFIRPEVAGLMALSPEQRLREEDPFTGEMISGLTSRLVVHHSRFEIDLNRAADQAIYLKPEQSWGLEVWNEEPAELALRQSLDFHDDYYAMLEAVLSTVERRHGAFVVLDVHSYNHRRQGAAAPATAQAEAPDINIGTFSMDRSRWSDVVSAVGHHFASATIGGRRLDVRENVAFQGKGEQTRFIHERFAENGCAIAIEFKKFFMDEWTGKPDTRVISDIRDTIAALQPVLEKCLGSRR from the coding sequence ATGGCAGCCAGACAGAGCGACGGCGAACATTACGGTCATAACCAAGACAAGGGTTTCTGGTCGATCGACTTCGGCAACTCGCCCGTTGTCGGCACGGCCATTCATGACGGTCATTTCATTCGCCCGGAAGTGGCGGGGCTCATGGCTCTTTCACCTGAGCAGAGGCTGCGCGAGGAAGACCCCTTTACCGGCGAGATGATTTCGGGGCTGACAAGTCGCCTCGTCGTTCATCATTCTCGCTTCGAAATCGATCTCAACCGCGCTGCCGATCAGGCGATCTACCTGAAGCCCGAACAATCCTGGGGGCTTGAGGTCTGGAACGAGGAGCCGGCGGAACTAGCGCTTCGGCAATCGCTCGATTTCCACGACGATTATTATGCGATGCTGGAGGCAGTTCTGTCGACGGTGGAGCGACGGCATGGTGCTTTCGTGGTGCTGGACGTGCACAGCTATAATCATCGCCGGCAGGGCGCTGCCGCGCCTGCGACGGCGCAGGCGGAAGCGCCCGATATCAATATCGGTACATTTTCCATGGATCGCAGCCGCTGGAGCGATGTGGTCAGCGCTGTCGGTCATCATTTCGCGTCAGCGACCATCGGCGGTCGACGCCTTGATGTTCGCGAAAACGTGGCGTTTCAGGGCAAAGGGGAACAGACCCGCTTTATCCACGAACGCTTTGCCGAAAACGGCTGCGCGATCGCAATCGAGTTCAAGAAATTCTTTATGGATGAGTGGACGGGAAAGCCGGACACACGGGTGATATCCGATATCCGTGATACGATCGCTGCCCTTCAGCCGGTTCTCGAAAAATGCCTGGGGTCGCGGCGATGA
- a CDS encoding flavohemoglobin expression-modulating QEGLA motif protein: MSVSSARSEPSPIVDLVDDVVACLKGGKAIRRDVGKNGRLHIDRPLPFLCLHLTGGTKDLAARDIAAAHASYLIASTIQEAAPLIEAVGAAMLQRFGAFIVLDIGELEHDILLADDSPFLPHYEVSVSATSEPETQKARRVFIKAVCDAEVRFRTPRITRPEPEADPILRFQNTGLDFPCISVRFAPIYRQPESGADYPGLRETMIADLFDAGLQAFSSFSAGMDALKVTSHRALGRKAFVDAVRRADRSVDEIVSSFDFLLSVTPINARRAFEEFRDGSFQFAPRLLYRPLGVDVEEQKRKLYSVVFDHLEDPVLYHLYREKQQEIDLQLTMLANLHHRTFTDFSRALYGAVEPALLTLALRVLEDCPRAQESGEIAMVDCYAVARKSREMVETYLAEEPEFKARVEIRDDLPPGLMVTGEKLLISRHTVMEQRRVEALLSHEIGVHLLTYFNGSFQGLRLFRTGLSGYEGVQEGLAVLAEHLAGGMTRERLRLIAGRVVGCATMLDGATFVETFRIMTRDHGFDEAGAFNMVLRIYRGGGLSKDAIYLRGLAEVLEHLRRGGALDPFWMGKIAAQHFPVMQELALRGLLRPPGVRPAFLLPAKANERLEKIRAGLSIAELATL, encoded by the coding sequence ATGAGCGTTTCTTCGGCCCGCAGCGAGCCTTCTCCCATCGTCGACCTGGTGGATGATGTCGTCGCCTGCCTGAAGGGCGGCAAGGCTATCCGCCGGGATGTCGGAAAAAACGGCAGGCTGCACATCGACCGGCCGCTGCCATTCCTCTGCCTGCATCTGACGGGAGGTACGAAAGATCTTGCCGCGCGCGATATTGCCGCCGCCCATGCATCCTATCTCATCGCTTCCACCATTCAGGAGGCCGCGCCGCTGATCGAGGCTGTGGGCGCCGCCATGCTGCAGCGTTTCGGCGCCTTCATAGTCCTCGATATCGGTGAACTGGAACACGATATTCTACTGGCCGACGACTCCCCCTTTCTGCCGCATTATGAGGTTTCCGTTTCAGCGACTTCAGAACCGGAAACGCAGAAAGCCCGCCGGGTCTTCATCAAGGCCGTCTGTGATGCCGAAGTGCGGTTTCGCACGCCGCGTATCACCCGGCCGGAGCCGGAAGCCGATCCGATCCTCAGGTTTCAGAATACCGGTCTGGATTTTCCCTGCATCAGCGTGCGCTTCGCGCCGATCTATCGACAGCCGGAATCCGGTGCCGATTATCCCGGCCTGCGCGAAACGATGATTGCCGATCTTTTCGATGCGGGTTTGCAGGCCTTCTCGTCATTTTCCGCCGGTATGGATGCGCTGAAGGTCACCAGCCACCGGGCGCTTGGCCGCAAGGCCTTTGTCGATGCCGTCCGGCGTGCCGACCGCTCGGTGGATGAGATCGTTTCATCCTTCGATTTTCTTCTGTCGGTTACGCCGATCAATGCCCGCCGGGCCTTTGAGGAGTTTCGCGATGGCAGCTTTCAGTTTGCGCCACGCCTGCTTTACCGGCCGCTCGGCGTTGATGTCGAGGAGCAGAAACGCAAGCTCTATTCCGTCGTTTTCGATCATCTGGAAGACCCGGTGCTCTATCACCTCTACCGGGAGAAACAGCAGGAGATCGACCTGCAACTGACGATGCTTGCGAACCTGCATCATCGCACCTTCACCGATTTTTCACGCGCCCTCTATGGCGCCGTCGAACCCGCTCTTCTGACGCTGGCGCTTCGTGTGCTTGAGGATTGCCCACGCGCCCAGGAAAGCGGCGAAATCGCCATGGTGGACTGTTACGCGGTCGCCAGAAAATCGCGCGAGATGGTCGAGACCTATCTGGCGGAAGAGCCGGAATTCAAGGCTCGCGTCGAAATCCGCGACGACCTGCCGCCCGGCCTGATGGTGACGGGCGAGAAGCTCTTGATTTCCCGCCACACCGTCATGGAACAGCGCCGTGTCGAAGCACTGCTGTCGCATGAGATCGGCGTGCATCTTCTTACCTATTTCAACGGTTCGTTTCAGGGCCTGCGGCTCTTCCGCACCGGCCTTTCCGGTTACGAGGGCGTGCAGGAAGGGCTGGCGGTGCTGGCGGAACATCTGGCCGGTGGCATGACGCGTGAGCGCCTGCGGCTGATTGCCGGCCGCGTCGTCGGCTGCGCCACCATGCTTGATGGCGCGACATTCGTTGAGACCTTCCGCATCATGACCCGTGATCACGGTTTCGACGAGGCAGGCGCCTTCAATATGGTGCTGCGCATCTATCGCGGCGGCGGCCTGTCGAAGGACGCCATTTATCTGCGCGGGCTGGCCGAGGTGCTGGAGCATCTGCGCAGGGGCGGGGCGCTTGATCCATTCTGGATGGGCAAGATCGCCGCTCAACATTTCCCGGTCATGCAGGAACTCGCCCTGCGCGGCCTTTTGCGTCCGCCGGGTGTCAGACCCGCATTTCTGCTGCCCGCCAAGGCCAATGAACGGCTGGAAAAAATACGGGCGGGATTATCCATTGCCGAACTGGCAACATTATAG
- a CDS encoding glutathione synthase — MRIAFFVNSIETEGPNYATGLLAMAALNRGHEVVYLTPGDFTLRSDDSLTIHATVLPKAKIKKGETFHTTLQDKALERRTMDIEEIDALMLRNDPSLDQTTRPWAVHAGILFGRLAEQRGVVVLNDPEGLALAQNKLYFQSFPEIVRPTTIISRNVDEIRAFADAHPKGVIVKPLQGSGGKNVFKIGSSKEANLNQIFEAVSLEGYLIAQAYLPAAKDGDIRFFMMNGRPLMRDGKYAALRRVPAKGDLRSNIHAQGTAEAVKVTDDIVALAEMMRPKLVEDGMFLVGLDIVGDKILEVNVFSPGGLSNILELTNVDFSDTIIDAVETKVSMQAASGGALSNRLLATL; from the coding sequence ATGCGTATCGCATTTTTCGTCAATTCAATCGAAACCGAGGGACCGAATTACGCCACCGGCCTGCTGGCCATGGCGGCGCTCAATCGCGGCCATGAGGTAGTCTACCTGACGCCCGGCGACTTCACTTTGCGCTCGGATGACAGCCTGACCATCCATGCCACCGTGCTGCCGAAGGCGAAAATCAAAAAGGGCGAGACGTTCCACACCACGCTTCAGGATAAGGCGCTGGAGCGGCGGACCATGGATATCGAGGAAATCGATGCACTGATGCTGCGCAACGACCCGTCGCTCGACCAGACGACGCGGCCGTGGGCGGTGCATGCCGGCATCCTGTTCGGGCGGCTTGCCGAACAGCGCGGCGTCGTGGTTCTGAACGATCCGGAAGGTCTGGCGCTCGCCCAGAACAAGCTCTATTTCCAGAGCTTTCCGGAAATCGTCCGGCCGACCACGATCATTTCGCGCAATGTCGATGAGATCCGCGCCTTTGCCGATGCGCATCCCAAGGGCGTCATCGTCAAGCCGCTGCAGGGTTCGGGCGGCAAGAACGTCTTCAAGATCGGTTCCAGCAAGGAAGCCAATCTCAACCAGATTTTCGAGGCGGTGAGCCTCGAGGGTTATCTGATCGCGCAGGCCTATCTGCCGGCCGCCAAGGACGGGGACATCCGCTTCTTCATGATGAATGGCCGACCGCTGATGCGGGACGGCAAATATGCCGCACTCCGCCGTGTGCCGGCGAAAGGCGATCTGCGCTCCAACATTCATGCCCAGGGCACGGCAGAAGCCGTGAAGGTGACGGACGACATCGTGGCGCTTGCCGAAATGATGCGGCCGAAGCTCGTGGAGGACGGCATGTTTCTGGTCGGGCTCGATATCGTCGGTGACAAGATACTGGAAGTGAATGTGTTTTCGCCCGGTGGCTTGTCGAATATCCTCGAACTCACCAATGTCGATTTCAGCGATACGATCATCGACGCGGTGGAAACCAAAGTCTCCATGCAGGCCGCATCGGGCGGGGCCCTCTCCAACCGGTTGCTCGCAACGCTTTGA
- a CDS encoding NAD-dependent epimerase has protein sequence MRYLVTGTAGFIGFYVAKRLLDAGHFVTGFDGMTKYYDVSLKEKRHAILSRSNGFRAEIGMLEDTDALKRAAEAAEPEIIIHLAAQAGVRYSLENPRAYIDSNLIGSFNMLELARSLEVKHLMLASTSSIYGANEKIPFAESDKADEPMTLYAATKKSMELMAHSYAHLHKLPTTAFRFFTVYGPWGRPDMAPIKFVDAVSNGRPIDIYGQGNMSRDFTYIDDLVEGIVRLSQIIPSEENRVTQNGVIDTLSHHAPFRVVNIGGGQPVELMHFVETIEKAVGKPAIRNMLPMQQGDVPRTFASPDLLRALTGYVPQTPVEEGIKALVAWYRQMQSAELRE, from the coding sequence ATGCGTTATCTGGTTACCGGCACGGCAGGCTTCATCGGCTTTTACGTCGCAAAGCGGCTGCTGGATGCGGGACACTTCGTGACCGGCTTCGACGGCATGACGAAATATTACGATGTCAGCCTGAAAGAAAAACGCCACGCCATCCTTTCCCGCTCCAACGGCTTCCGGGCCGAAATCGGCATGCTGGAAGATACCGATGCGCTGAAGCGGGCGGCGGAGGCCGCAGAACCTGAGATCATCATCCATCTCGCCGCCCAGGCCGGTGTTCGTTACAGCCTTGAAAATCCGCGCGCCTATATCGATTCCAATCTCATCGGCTCGTTCAACATGCTGGAGCTCGCGAGAAGCCTTGAGGTCAAGCACCTGATGCTGGCATCGACCTCCTCCATCTACGGCGCCAACGAAAAAATCCCCTTTGCGGAGAGTGACAAGGCCGACGAGCCAATGACGCTTTATGCCGCCACCAAAAAATCGATGGAGCTGATGGCGCATAGCTATGCCCATCTACACAAATTGCCCACCACCGCCTTCCGCTTCTTCACGGTTTACGGGCCGTGGGGACGGCCGGACATGGCGCCGATCAAATTCGTCGATGCCGTCTCCAACGGCCGGCCAATCGACATTTATGGCCAGGGCAATATGAGCCGCGACTTCACCTACATCGACGATCTGGTCGAAGGCATCGTCCGGCTGAGCCAGATCATCCCGTCCGAAGAAAACCGGGTTACGCAGAATGGTGTCATCGACACGCTCTCGCATCACGCGCCCTTCCGCGTCGTCAATATTGGCGGCGGCCAGCCGGTGGAGCTGATGCATTTCGTCGAAACGATCGAAAAGGCAGTCGGCAAGCCGGCAATCCGCAACATGCTGCCGATGCAGCAGGGCGACGTTCCCCGCACCTTTGCCTCACCCGATCTTCTGAGGGCACTGACCGGTTATGTGCCGCAGACCCCGGTCGAAGAGGGCATCAAGGCCCTCGTCGCCTGGTATCGGCAAATGCAATCAGCCGAGTTGCGGGAGTAG
- a CDS encoding UDP-glucose dehydrogenase family protein, whose translation MRIVMIGSGYVGLVSGACFADFGHDVVCVDKMPEKIEALKNGHIPIFEPGLETIVANNARAGRLSFTTDLSAAVANAEVVFIAVGTPSRRGDGHADLGYVYAAAKEIAHALDGFTVIVTKSTVPVGTGDEVERIIREENPSADFAVVSNPEFLREGAAIEDFKRPDRIVVGLSDERARPVMTEVYRPLYLNQSPLLFTTRRASELIKYAANAFLAMKITFINEMADLCEKVGANVQDVSRGIGLDGRIGSKFLHAGPGYGGSCFPKDTLALAKTAQDYDAPVRLIETTIAINDNRKRAMGRKVINAVGGDVRGKKIAVLGLTFKPNTDDMRDSPAIAIIQTLQDGGAKVVGYDPEGMANARHLMEDIEYATGPYEAAQDADAVVIVTEWNQFRALDLPRLKAIMKNPVLVDLRNIYRTDEVAAHGFIYAAVGRPHEDTAGKEL comes from the coding sequence ATGCGGATAGTGATGATCGGTTCGGGTTATGTCGGCCTCGTGTCCGGCGCGTGTTTTGCAGATTTCGGCCACGATGTGGTCTGCGTCGACAAGATGCCGGAGAAGATCGAGGCCCTGAAAAACGGCCATATTCCGATCTTCGAACCGGGCCTGGAGACGATCGTCGCCAATAACGCCAGGGCCGGCCGGTTGAGTTTCACCACCGATCTTTCCGCTGCCGTCGCCAATGCCGAGGTCGTCTTCATCGCGGTCGGCACGCCCTCGCGGCGCGGCGATGGCCATGCGGATCTTGGTTATGTCTATGCGGCGGCAAAAGAGATCGCCCATGCGCTGGATGGTTTCACCGTCATCGTCACCAAATCGACCGTTCCGGTCGGCACCGGCGACGAGGTGGAGCGCATCATTCGCGAGGAAAACCCCTCCGCCGATTTCGCCGTGGTGTCCAACCCGGAATTCCTGCGCGAAGGTGCCGCCATCGAGGATTTCAAGCGGCCGGACCGTATCGTCGTTGGCCTTTCGGACGAGCGGGCCCGCCCTGTCATGACGGAGGTGTACCGTCCGCTCTACCTCAACCAGTCGCCGCTGCTCTTCACCACGCGACGCGCCTCGGAACTGATCAAATACGCCGCCAACGCCTTTCTGGCGATGAAGATCACCTTCATCAACGAAATGGCCGATCTCTGCGAAAAGGTCGGCGCCAATGTGCAGGACGTGTCGCGCGGCATCGGTCTCGATGGCCGCATCGGCTCGAAGTTCCTGCATGCAGGCCCCGGTTATGGTGGCTCCTGTTTCCCAAAGGATACGCTGGCGCTTGCCAAGACCGCGCAGGATTATGACGCGCCGGTGCGGCTGATCGAAACCACCATCGCCATCAACGACAACCGCAAGCGCGCCATGGGCCGCAAGGTTATCAACGCCGTGGGCGGCGACGTGCGTGGCAAGAAGATCGCCGTGCTTGGCCTGACCTTCAAGCCGAATACCGACGACATGCGCGACAGCCCGGCGATCGCCATCATCCAGACCCTGCAGGACGGTGGGGCGAAAGTGGTCGGTTACGATCCCGAAGGCATGGCGAATGCCCGCCATCTGATGGAGGATATCGAATACGCAACGGGCCCCTACGAGGCAGCGCAAGATGCCGATGCCGTGGTGATCGTGACGGAATGGAACCAGTTCCGCGCGCTTGATCTGCCGCGCCTGAAGGCGATCATGAAAAACCCTGTTCTGGTGGACCTGCGCAATATTTACCGCACCGATGAAGTTGCCGCGCATGGTTTCATCTATGCCGCCGTCGGCCGCCCGCATGAGGATACCGCCGGCAAGGAACTCTAG